The Juglans regia cultivar Chandler chromosome 1, Walnut 2.0, whole genome shotgun sequence nucleotide sequence CATTCAGGATAAGGTTAGACTCCTTCCTCGATTATTCCGTTTCTTTGCCTTAAGTTTGTTCTTACCAAATCCGTAATCAAAAGCTTCTctgtctccctctcttttcaTCAATGGCGAAAATTTCGCCAGCCCATGTGCCGCTCTTTTACTTTTGATCCCCGCCGCGACTATCATCTCAGTCCCACCCACTGCTTTTTCTGCGTTCTCTTTTCAATTCCTCACACAGACACAGACACAGATACAGACACAGACACTCCTGTCCTTCTATTTGAAACGATGTCGATCACGATCGAACGGTCCGAATACATCCACGGTGGCGGCGCGCCGTATATTCAGATCTACGACTCGACGCCGTTCCCGGTGGAGGACAGAGGTGGTGACATGGACTCCTGTAGCTCTTCGTCGATCGGGAGGAACACTGAATCGTCATCGAACGGTGGTGATGAGTCGGAGGGAGAGAGTGAGGTTCAGAGCTCATATAAAGGACCGTTGGATACCATGGATGCTTTGGAGGAAGTTTTGCCGGTCAAGTATGTGTTTTTTGGCTACTCTTTGGCTTTTACTTTAGTGGGTTGTGGtttaatttcaatataaactggtagtttttgtgttttgggaTAAGCTTGTGTGGTTTTGTTTATGGGCTCTATTTGATTAACCATTGAGTTGAGGCTTGCGAGATGAgtgaaattaatttatatgtttatttcagCACGTAGAACTTAGAGAACTAAGCTTATCGTTATTAGGGTTTACTTTTGAGAATCATTAAGTAGTACTATTTTCATTTCTGGTTAGTGGATTTCTCCTCTAGAGACGAAGAGGGGGAAAAAAGAAGACGAAGAACCTccgtttgtgaatttacttttatttggtTGGATTTCATATTGCTGGTGGGTGAGGTAGGCGGTGGTGTCAATGTCTTTGGCTCAGCTTGAGTGGTGTTAATGTTTGTTTCTTCTTGCTTATTGGTTGTTTCCTAATCCTAATCTTTATGATCCTCAATACCAATCAGAGTATATAGCAAATTAACTTGTCGGGGAAAGTTGTgacttttgggatttttgggttgGTAAAGTGGGAGTGTTCATATAACATGAATTTACGGGTCTTACTATATTTTCTGCAAGCTTTCATACAACTTTCTGGAATTTTCGAATTTCACAATTTATTGTTGCCTAATATCCCAGGTTTCTACTTCTGTAAATCTCTAAATGCCAATTACTTTACTATTGATCGATTGCAATTCGAATATCACCGGGCTTTCCATTCAGAATAAAAGAGAACAAGTTTTCAACATTCTTGTACTCCGTATCATTTATTCTAGTTATGAAAATGCTAGTTGCATGAGTTAGGTTAAAacagaaagtgagagagagagagagagagggagttcaTATGTTATAAGTGCTTAGAATATACTGCTGCTTTCTTTAGAGGAGCCTGATCGTCTAAGCAGGTTTCTCACTTCAATATGCAATTTTGTACTGCCAAGTTTCCCCAgtttttttcttccttgaaGAAAATTTCCTGTATCACTGAGATGTTTCCTAGGGGATCATTTTGACTGGAATAATGCATCTTcaagagtatatatatagagtgtgCGTCACCTGTCTTCTTACAAATGTAATAGTTGGACAATAGTTTTATTGGGTTATCCATTGTTTTCACTGTTATCATCCAGCTTCTTATTCTTCTTGCACTGTTCATTCTCTCATGCCAGGAGAGGTATATCTAACTTTTATAGTGGCAAGTCAAAGTCCTTCACGAGCCTGGCAGATGTCTCATCTGCTATTTCTATTAAAGACCTTGAAAAGGCAGAAAATCCCTATGCCAGGAAACGCAAGAATTTATTAGCTCTTAGTAATTTCTTGGACAAGAATCACACTCACCCTATGAAAAACAATGGTAGTGGGATATCAAAGAGAGTAACTCACTCCAGTCGAAGCACATTTCCTATGGGGGTGACTATGACCGGCTCTGGAAGCAATGTTAAAAGTGAGGACTCCAACACGTTctctgcatctccatcattctGTCTTCCACCTCTGCATCCGCATGGTAAAAAATCACCCTGCAGTAGCTCATCGCCACCATCTCCACGACTAAATTCTCCATGGCGGTCATTCTCTCTGTCTGATCTACAGTGTGTAGCTGAAGCCACTCCTAACATAACTGACTTGGCAATTTGTAGTGGAGGCATGGACAATGAATTACATTGACATTTTAGCTTTTGTTTCATCCCAGGTCGGATCTGAGGTTGGAAGCTTGTTTTCTGTGCTTGTTCTTTGCAGGCAGTTTCTTGGTTTAATCTCACAGTTTGCCCATTGTAATAATAGCTTCAGGACCTTAGGTGTACCATGATCTGGGCATTTTGGGAATATGATTGTAACGGTATTTTGTTTTCCAACCATTTTCGGCTTTAGCCTTTATGTAATGACCAGAATGCTTTATTGTATCATAGTAGAACTTAAAAATCTTTGCTTCAAGCCTTCACCTGTCAAAGCTGCTTAATGCTTTAGCTGTAACCAATCTAGAAAACAGTCATCTTATTTGAGGTTAGAAGATTCCCATCCGGTTCTCTATACTCCCAAAATCTCCAAGTTTTAGGGAATCAACGTAACTTTTTGACAAAATAAGCACTCCATCCGGTTCCTTATTTTAAGTTTATGATGTGAACAGTGGCTCTATATTTGAGGAGGTTTGCTGCGCATCAgtcggaagccgcagcacaatTTAtgggtatatatttttttttcactcgtTGCGTTGAGTGTGCGGCGGCTACCGGCTGATacgaatatttttttcatatttgaggaGTCACtagtagaaataataataaaaaaatattattttaatagaatagaaaaaatataggaaatgaGATGTAtgaggttttttaaaaatgagtaaaatttataaaaattgtgatttctagttaaaatttaagaaaaattatagaaaatcgGATGTGAATGCTTTAGGGTGTGTAATATGTATGTGTTATGCGTAAGCACAGCTTATTAAGAGCTGTGTTTTGAACATGTTCCTCCCAATCTAGTAACTACGTATCTTCCTGTTTTTTCCCCCTCCTTTCTTtttagagttttgctatatacaaGTAAATTTGCGTACTAATTTGCGTACTAATATTGTTgcattcatattctaaattcaaattatcaatattttcaataaaatttactttctgaccaatcatattgaataaatgTGCGTATTAGTATGCAGAATCgctatttttcattctttttaatatttttgtacttatttatttagttaagtgtatattatatttttattttactctc carries:
- the LOC109008543 gene encoding uncharacterized protein LOC109008543 gives rise to the protein MCRSFTFDPRRDYHLSPTHCFFCVLFSIPHTDTDTDTDTDTPVLLFETMSITIERSEYIHGGGAPYIQIYDSTPFPVEDRGGDMDSCSSSSIGRNTESSSNGGDESEGESEVQSSYKGPLDTMDALEEVLPVKRGISNFYSGKSKSFTSLADVSSAISIKDLEKAENPYARKRKNLLALSNFLDKNHTHPMKNNGSGISKRVTHSSRSTFPMGVTMTGSGSNVKSEDSNTFSASPSFCLPPLHPHGKKSPCSSSSPPSPRLNSPWRSFSLSDLQCVAEATPNITDLAICSGGMDNELH